The Metabacillus schmidteae genome has a segment encoding these proteins:
- the sigY gene encoding RNA polymerase sigma factor SigY yields MDIEKEHELIKAAKLGDDKAFSILYQQYYPYLYKYLLKLTLQEELSKDLAQDTMLKCYNHLHAFKGESKFSSWMISIASRLYIDSLRRKKRENRWYDQVKASLSRQLLWVAQSKGIEWSDHFTDFNKLDADVRIPILLRHYYGYTYEEIGTMLGIKAGTIKSRVHKGLKLIRKEWNEDGQSR; encoded by the coding sequence GTGGATATAGAAAAGGAACATGAACTAATTAAAGCAGCAAAACTCGGTGATGATAAAGCCTTTTCTATCCTGTATCAGCAATACTATCCGTACTTATATAAATATTTATTAAAATTGACCTTACAAGAAGAATTAAGTAAAGATCTCGCTCAAGATACGATGTTAAAGTGTTATAACCATTTGCATGCCTTCAAAGGAGAAAGTAAATTTTCATCATGGATGATTTCGATTGCCTCCAGGTTGTATATTGACTCATTGCGAAGGAAGAAACGGGAAAATAGATGGTATGACCAAGTGAAAGCGTCTTTATCAAGACAATTACTTTGGGTAGCACAATCTAAAGGAATAGAATGGAGTGATCACTTTACGGATTTTAATAAACTAGATGCTGATGTAAGAATCCCTATTTTACTCAGACATTATTACGGATACACGTACGAGGAAATCGGCACTATGCTTGGCATAAAGGCAGGGACAATAAAATCTAGAGTTCATAAAGGATTGAAGCTAATACG